In Mongoliitalea daihaiensis, one DNA window encodes the following:
- a CDS encoding helix-turn-helix transcriptional regulator, with product MRNKDLRALREQHKLSQKEFAEKIGISQPAISAAESKPEQLVTNRVYELAAKSFDLSQFSEPTTDDPMNVEVTISIRPSDVEKLKGRTAKIELNKLFTFL from the coding sequence ATGAGGAACAAAGATTTAAGGGCTTTAAGAGAGCAGCACAAACTTTCACAGAAGGAATTTGCTGAAAAAATAGGAATATCCCAACCGGCTATAAGTGCAGCCGAGTCCAAACCTGAACAGCTTGTAACTAATAGGGTATATGAGCTTGCGGCAAAGTCTTTTGACTTGTCGCAGTTCAGTGAACCTACAACGGACGATCCGATGAATGTTGAGGTAACAATCAGCATCAGGCCATCGGATGTTGAGAAACTGAAAGGGAGGACAGCAAAAATCGAGTTAAACAAACTATTTACGTTTCTATGA
- a CDS encoding DUF4494 family protein: MIFSVKIKYNEETAHFAVEADSYTIAEAMAHRAAKVIASEIYEIDSITKTQIKEVLLDSQKDEIKYFKAKVSYMSVTDSGKVKKTKVTILISDRNISGAFNSSIDFASSFTDSAEVVGIEETDMTDFFDEGLLLDLELVGQVKEMADNMMDDVF, translated from the coding sequence ATGATATTTTCAGTAAAGATCAAATACAATGAAGAGACTGCTCATTTTGCAGTTGAAGCTGACAGTTACACTATTGCTGAAGCTATGGCTCACAGAGCTGCTAAAGTAATAGCAAGTGAAATCTATGAGATAGACAGCATTACCAAAACTCAGATCAAAGAGGTTTTGCTTGACTCCCAAAAGGATGAAATAAAGTATTTCAAAGCAAAGGTGAGTTATATGTCTGTAACTGATTCTGGCAAGGTCAAAAAGACCAAAGTTACTATCCTAATCAGTGACAGAAACATTTCAGGAGCTTTCAATTCGTCTATAGATTTCGCGTCAAGCTTTACGGATAGCGCAGAAGTGGTCGGTATTGAGGAAACGGATATGACTGATTTCTTTGACGAGGGTCTTTTGCTCGATCTTGAGCTTGTAGGTCAAGTTAAAGAAATGGCAGACAATATGATGGATGATGTGTTTTAA
- a CDS encoding siphovirus Gp157 family protein, whose product MGNLTLFQIQQEYLELMQLIEEKEGVLDEIDMAALMINEEELVEKSVNYIGVIRFCESEIKRAKEAKEQIDTFIKRKQAVIDRLSQNLLTTVKLVGPYEAGFHKIATRKSEEVIIEKPELIAEEFLNKKEVITVDKTKIKKAIKDGKEVKGAFINEKQNLAIK is encoded by the coding sequence ATGGGAAATCTAACATTATTCCAAATCCAGCAAGAATACCTGGAGCTGATGCAGCTTATCGAAGAGAAAGAAGGCGTTCTTGATGAAATCGATATGGCGGCCTTGATGATCAACGAGGAAGAACTTGTTGAAAAGTCAGTAAACTATATCGGAGTTATCCGTTTCTGTGAGTCCGAAATCAAACGAGCAAAAGAAGCAAAAGAACAGATAGACACCTTTATCAAGCGCAAGCAGGCGGTCATTGACAGGCTTTCCCAAAACCTTCTTACTACTGTTAAGCTTGTAGGGCCTTATGAAGCAGGCTTTCACAAGATCGCTACACGTAAGTCCGAAGAAGTGATCATCGAAAAACCCGAACTGATTGCAGAAGAGTTCTTGAATAAGAAAGAAGTGATTACGGTCGATAAGACCAAAATCAAGAAAGCAATCAAAGATGGCAAAGAAGTAAAAGGAGCTTTCATCAACGAGAAACAAAACTTAGCGATTAAGTAA
- a CDS encoding PRTRC system protein E produces the protein MFKALHSIMGKATISLTIVKTADNELTVSIVPKSEGTSIVPAIISGTPEELDACFADSISGLVQDTENLILKKDAASKSIKEESKQSVAKKSTAKEAKKEEAPKSEPKKVEAKSEEPKTEQKPVEDKVQEAPVTKQEPAQIDIFDDIFA, from the coding sequence ATGTTTAAAGCACTCCATTCGATTATGGGGAAGGCTACCATTAGCCTGACCATCGTAAAGACTGCGGACAATGAACTGACCGTTTCCATTGTTCCCAAATCAGAAGGAACCAGTATTGTTCCTGCCATCATTTCAGGCACTCCCGAGGAATTAGATGCTTGTTTTGCAGACTCTATTTCAGGACTTGTTCAGGATACAGAAAATCTAATCCTTAAAAAAGATGCTGCAAGCAAATCTATTAAGGAAGAAAGTAAACAATCCGTAGCAAAGAAATCTACTGCTAAAGAAGCCAAGAAAGAGGAAGCTCCAAAATCAGAGCCTAAGAAAGTAGAAGCTAAAAGCGAAGAGCCAAAAACAGAGCAAAAACCTGTTGAGGACAAGGTACAGGAAGCCCCTGTTACAAAGCAAGAACCTGCACAAATTGACATCTTTGACGACATTTTCGCATGA
- a CDS encoding PRTRC system protein C — protein sequence MKVTKLNRVFKFKDQTLEDPNIKMTTVQVKDFYSNEYPELVNANITEKTEGDTITVTFQTAVGKKG from the coding sequence ATGAAAGTTACCAAGTTAAACAGAGTATTCAAGTTCAAAGACCAAACGCTTGAAGACCCAAACATCAAAATGACAACTGTACAAGTAAAGGATTTTTATTCCAATGAATATCCAGAGCTTGTAAATGCGAACATAACCGAAAAGACAGAGGGAGACACCATCACTGTAACGTTTCAGACAGCGGTGGGAAAGAAAGGTTAA
- a CDS encoding prokaryotic E2 ligase family D protein, producing the protein MQPVKGIIFYHNKGNSMSYAETHRISYSEEKKAFIAVDKRPMKISDLEMIHDIVQKSTTRKESFSTYTEKILAVDWLSLYRGGIRKETLKMVWYTEPQAFKFFFPKGFVPGSGMYNMPYLVWHYIKGKLSVYATKEKPSLFRKTQLFHAPLLNVYEKGNVCMGSTKIELSNSQFLDEIALDITKGFFMSEFNHLHTTISMGTSYQSMYEYCQTNPFDNDHLVQINETLENLCTL; encoded by the coding sequence ATGCAACCTGTCAAAGGAATAATATTTTACCACAACAAAGGCAACTCTATGTCTTATGCAGAAACACATCGCATAAGCTATTCGGAGGAAAAGAAAGCATTTATCGCTGTGGACAAAAGACCAATGAAAATATCAGACCTTGAAATGATCCATGATATTGTTCAGAAGTCAACAACCAGAAAGGAATCCTTTTCTACCTATACCGAAAAAATCCTTGCCGTTGACTGGCTCTCTCTTTACAGGGGAGGGATCAGAAAAGAAACCTTAAAAATGGTATGGTACACCGAACCACAAGCCTTTAAATTCTTCTTCCCAAAAGGATTTGTTCCTGGATCAGGAATGTATAACATGCCTTATTTGGTATGGCATTATATAAAAGGAAAGCTTTCAGTATATGCCACCAAGGAAAAACCTTCTTTATTTAGAAAAACTCAGCTGTTTCATGCTCCACTGCTGAACGTCTATGAAAAAGGCAATGTCTGTATGGGGAGCACCAAGATAGAGTTGTCCAATTCTCAGTTCCTCGATGAAATTGCCTTAGATATCACTAAAGGGTTTTTTATGAGTGAATTCAACCATCTTCATACAACAATATCCATGGGTACATCCTATCAAAGTATGTATGAATACTGTCAAACAAATCCGTTTGACAACGATCACCTGGTACAAATAAACGAAACGCTCGAAAATCTATGCACACTGTAA
- a CDS encoding PRTRC system ThiF family protein, producing the protein MHTVKKYLLEDQHDITVVLIGAGGSGSFMLSNLARINYALIKMGRKGLYTIVMDPDTVSEFNVGRQLFSPSDVGRNKAEVLVERINRAYGTSWAHSSKKIDVNTKKIEGNIIITCVDNVKARKQVKKVFGQKIDEIYFKNHYWLDMGNDKDFGQVILSDLKELPDIFTLYPKLKDGKKDGPSCSMAESLNRQSLFINSTVTQFASVILFDLLTKAQIENHGVFLNLNSMQTKPMKCIPTKQS; encoded by the coding sequence ATGCACACTGTAAAAAAATACCTCTTGGAAGATCAGCACGACATAACCGTTGTGCTGATCGGCGCAGGTGGGAGCGGTTCATTTATGCTTTCCAACCTTGCACGAATCAATTACGCCCTTATTAAGATGGGAAGAAAAGGCCTCTATACAATTGTTATGGATCCTGATACCGTGTCCGAATTCAACGTAGGAAGACAATTGTTTTCCCCTTCAGATGTGGGCAGGAACAAGGCAGAAGTATTAGTGGAACGGATCAATAGAGCATACGGCACCTCTTGGGCTCACAGCTCCAAAAAGATTGATGTAAACACTAAGAAAATAGAGGGTAATATCATCATTACCTGTGTTGACAATGTAAAAGCACGAAAGCAGGTAAAAAAAGTATTCGGTCAAAAAATTGATGAAATCTATTTCAAAAACCATTATTGGCTTGATATGGGCAACGATAAAGATTTTGGACAGGTAATCCTTTCAGACTTGAAAGAGCTTCCAGACATCTTTACGCTGTACCCTAAACTCAAAGACGGTAAAAAAGATGGCCCAAGCTGCTCAATGGCAGAAAGCCTCAACAGGCAAAGCCTGTTCATTAATTCCACCGTGACACAATTTGCATCAGTTATTCTGTTTGATTTACTGACTAAAGCTCAAATTGAAAACCATGGAGTGTTCCTGAACTTAAATAGCATGCAAACAAAACCAATGAAATGCATACCTACAAAGCAATCATGA
- a CDS encoding AAA family ATPase, with the protein MNLLTLIVGQPSTGKTTSLRNLGKDAIIINCERKELPFLSNGAVNYPLGKRAATPGTETKPAIPAMSAKEHMYFVLDQVNASDKFKYVIIDSFSAYADMIMAESKAKYKGWDIMTNYNTAVYDFFEKLKELKNKFIFVISHVEYLSDADGNTVIRTKVKGKEWEGLVEKEATCVLYSRFQKKESGNGVFYQFVTNSDGYLPGKTPMNMFDTETQLYVDNDLKMIIDRYREFYKLDENLKKIVDVSAMV; encoded by the coding sequence ATGAATTTACTTACTCTTATTGTAGGACAGCCGTCCACAGGAAAAACCACTTCTTTGAGAAACCTTGGTAAAGATGCCATTATCATCAATTGCGAACGCAAGGAATTGCCTTTCCTTTCCAATGGTGCAGTAAATTACCCACTCGGTAAAAGGGCTGCAACACCTGGAACCGAAACAAAACCTGCTATCCCTGCCATGTCGGCAAAAGAACATATGTATTTTGTTCTTGATCAGGTAAATGCATCAGACAAGTTCAAGTATGTCATTATTGACTCGTTCTCTGCTTATGCAGATATGATCATGGCTGAGTCCAAAGCCAAGTACAAAGGCTGGGATATAATGACCAACTACAATACGGCCGTTTATGACTTCTTTGAGAAGTTGAAAGAACTCAAAAACAAATTCATATTTGTGATTTCACACGTAGAGTATTTGAGTGATGCCGATGGAAACACGGTGATCAGAACAAAGGTCAAAGGAAAGGAATGGGAGGGTCTGGTTGAGAAAGAGGCTACCTGCGTACTGTATTCAAGGTTCCAGAAAAAAGAAAGCGGTAATGGAGTTTTCTATCAGTTTGTAACCAATTCCGATGGATACCTTCCGGGGAAAACACCTATGAACATGTTTGATACCGAAACCCAGCTGTACGTGGACAATGACTTGAAAATGATCATTGACAGGTACAGGGAGTTTTACAAGCTTGATGAAAACCTCAAGAAAATTGTAGATGTGTCTGCAATGGTCTAA
- a CDS encoding DUF932 domain-containing protein — translation MARIIRPITTELNWEVESGKLYNAKGQALKDYKLLTRSDNGGLLNVCKKTYTPTTNDKFKETVNQMQKVTGYDFAGFSEMGAGRKILAYLKAEKRKIAGFDFDNYMVIGNSHDYSTGFFIATSKEMLRCENQFSRMYKGSMFSIPHTISVSERIDELVMRFESFMEHERKMERKFEIWKEIDIDQSLREMMVERVLAVEMGEVESLPKVTQRRIDALQHSIDRETRDIGQNLFGLFNGVTHYTTHVYNQRESVFGNIFGRTSEMNNIAYSMSCSIEEGTIENVELPVN, via the coding sequence ATGGCAAGAATAATAAGACCGATCACAACTGAGCTCAACTGGGAAGTAGAGTCAGGAAAACTTTACAATGCTAAAGGCCAGGCGTTAAAAGATTACAAACTCCTGACACGATCCGATAACGGAGGACTGCTCAACGTATGCAAGAAAACCTATACGCCCACCACCAATGACAAATTCAAAGAGACCGTAAACCAGATGCAAAAAGTGACTGGATACGACTTTGCAGGGTTCAGTGAAATGGGGGCAGGAAGAAAAATTCTCGCATACCTTAAAGCGGAAAAAAGGAAAATCGCAGGATTTGACTTTGACAATTACATGGTCATAGGCAATAGCCATGACTATTCCACAGGCTTCTTTATTGCAACTTCCAAGGAAATGCTCAGATGCGAGAACCAGTTTTCAAGAATGTACAAGGGAAGTATGTTTTCCATACCCCATACCATTTCTGTTTCCGAAAGGATTGACGAGCTCGTGATGCGCTTTGAATCCTTCATGGAGCATGAACGGAAGATGGAACGCAAGTTTGAAATCTGGAAGGAAATCGACATTGACCAGAGTTTAAGGGAAATGATGGTCGAGCGTGTACTTGCCGTGGAAATGGGAGAAGTGGAATCACTTCCCAAAGTCACCCAGAGAAGGATTGATGCCCTGCAGCATTCCATTGATAGGGAGACAAGAGACATAGGCCAAAACCTTTTCGGATTGTTTAACGGCGTTACACATTATACTACGCACGTTTACAATCAAAGGGAGTCGGTCTTTGGAAATATCTTTGGCAGAACTTCAGAAATGAACAACATCGCTTACAGCATGTCTTGTTCTATCGAAGAAGGAACCATTGAAAATGTTGAATTGCCCGTTAACTAA